A genomic region of Rhipicephalus sanguineus isolate Rsan-2018 chromosome 1, BIME_Rsan_1.4, whole genome shotgun sequence contains the following coding sequences:
- the LOC119402434 gene encoding uncharacterized protein LOC119402434 codes for MQRMRQGDVEYFHKYYRMMPQQFDFLLSLLKQDLERKHVVREPISPAERLAMTLRYLSSGDLMQDIALAFRVGISTARMAVKVTSRALWNRLQPLYMAKPTTETWLHAAEGFGRAWQFPNCLGAVDGKHVQIKCPKNSGSMFFNYKGTYSIVLLAVVDSNYKFIMIDVGAYGKQSDGGVLEQSKFGKKLERGELLLPRDLPLPSTTLPAPCVFVGDEAFQLRTDFLRPYPGRGLDPSKRVFNYRLSRARRCAENAFGILVTRWRILERTMGESPENAEWNVKALCVLHNFLMDAHTGSEDSYCGRGYADSLNSLGQRRGGQWRQQLVQTPLQLARTKAHNFANMARYVRDLYSEYFSSAVGCVPWQDAVLKGV; via the exons ATGCAGAGAATGCGACAAGGGGATGTAGAATACTTTCATAAGTATTACCGCATGATGCCGCAGCAGTTCGACTTTCTCTTAAGTCTCTTGAAGCAAGACCTTGAGAGAAAGCACGTCGTGAGAGAGCCCATAAGCCCTGCTGAGCGATTGGCCATGACACTGAG GTACCTGTCGTCTGGAGACCTGATGCAGGATATTGCTCTAGCATTCCGTGTTGGCATATCCACGGCACGAATGGCTGTGAAGGTCACAAGCCGTGCCCTTTGGAACAGGCTGCAGCCACTGTACATGGCC AAGCCTACCACGGAAACATGGCTGCATGCTGCCGAGGGTTTCGGCCGCGCGTGGCAATTTCCCAACTGCCTCGGTGCCGTGGATGGTAAACATGTCCAGATAAAATGCCCGAAGAATTCTGGAAGTATGTTCTTCAACTACAAG GGCACATACTCCATTGTTCTCCTGGCGGTGGTGGACAGCAATTATAAATTTATTATGATTGATGTGGGGGCCTATGGGAAGCAAAGTGACGGAGGTGTGCTGGAACAGTCGAAGTTTGGCAAGAAGCTTGAACGAGGAGAGCTACTGCTTCCGAGGGATCTCCCTCTTCCAAGCACAACACTGCCAGCCCCTTGTGTGTTCGTTGGGGACGAGGCGTTCCAATTGAGAACGGATTTTTTGAGGCCCTATCCGGGACGTGGACTTGACCCAAGCAAAAGAGTGTTTAACTACCGCTTGAGCAGAGCACG GAGGTGTGCAGAGAATGCATTTGGAATTCTTGTTACGAGGTGGAGGATCCTCGAGAGGACCATGGGAGAGAGCCCAGAAAATGCCGAGTGGAATGTGAAGGCTCTTTGTGTGCTGCACAATTTCCTCATGGATGCACACACAGGGAGTGAGGACTCTTACTGCGGTCGAGGCTACGCAGATTCTCTCAACTCCCTTGGACAGCGACGGGGTGGCCAGTGGCGACAGCAGCTCGTGCAGACACCTTTGCAACTGGCTCGCACGAAGGCCCACAACTTTGCCAATATGGCAAGGTATGTTCGGGACCTGTATTCGGAATACTTTAGCAGTGCCGTAGGGTGTGTTCCATGGCAGGATGCTGTGCTCAAAGGAGTTTAA